A window of the Gossypium hirsutum isolate 1008001.06 chromosome A03, Gossypium_hirsutum_v2.1, whole genome shotgun sequence genome harbors these coding sequences:
- the LOC107886763 gene encoding protein STABILIZED1 isoform X3, whose protein sequence is MVFIATPNSKTFSLNLNPKTTTLLSLQQSIQLRTQIPISYQHFLLSPNPTSSLLHSPDPDSVLLYQLQITPYSTLFLHVPLCGGTQPGPSGAAVPKPRLDFLNSKPPPNYVAGLGRGATGFTTRSDIGPARAAPDLPDRSATTIGGAAAPSGLGRGRGKPGEDEEDDEGEDKGYDENQKFDEFEGNDVGLFASAEYDEDDKEADAVWEAIDKRMDSRRKDRREARLKEEIEKYRASNPKITEQFADLKRKLHTLSAEEWESIPEIGDYSLRNKKRRFESFVPVPDTLLEKARQEQEHVTALDPKSRAAGGTETPWAQTPVTDLTAVGEGRGTVLSLKLDRLSDSVSGLTVVDPKGYLTDLKSMKITSDAEISDIKKARLLLKSVTQTNPKHPPGWIAAARLEEVAGKIQTARQLIQKGCEECPKNEDVWLEACRLASPDEAKAVIAKGVKSIPNSVKLWLQAAKLEHDDVNKSRVLRRGLENIPDSVRLWKAVVELANEKDAATLLERAVECCPLHVELWLALARLKDYDKAKKVLNRAREKLPKEPAIWITAAKLEEANGNNAMVGKIIERCIRALQREGFVIDREAWMKEAEAAERAGSVVTCQAIIRNTIGIGVEEEDRKRTWVADAEECKKRGSIETARAIYAHALTVFLTKKSIWLKAAQLEKSHGTRESLDALLRKAVTYRPQAEVLWLMGAKEKWLAGDVPAARAILQEAYAAIPNSEEIWLAAFKLEFENHEPERARILLAKARERGGTERVWMKSAIVERELGNTEEERRLLDEGLKQFPSFFKLWLMLGQLEERLGNLEKAKGVYESGLKHCPSCIPLWVSLAILEEKMNGIAKARAVLTLARKKNPQQPELWLAAIRAEARHGYKKEADILMAKALQECPNSGILWAASIEMVPRPQRKTKSMDALKKCDHDPHVIAAVAKLFWHDRKVDKARTWLNRAVTLAPDIGDFWALYYKFELQHGSEENQKDVMKRCLAAEPKHGEKWQAISKAVENSHQATEAILKKVVVVLGKEESAAENNSKH, encoded by the coding sequence ATGGTGTTCATCGCAACGCCTAATTCCAAAACTTTTTCCCTaaatctaaaccctaaaaccaCCACTCTCCTTTCCCTCCAACAATCCATTCAACTCCGCACCCAAATCCCTATTTCTTACCAACACTTTCTCCTCTCCCCCAACCCCACCTCTTCCCTTCTCCATTCCCCCGATCCCGATTCCGTCCTTCTTTACCAACTCCAAATCACCCCTTACTCTACCTTATTCCTTCATGTTCCCCTCTGTGGTGGCACCCAACCTGGCCCCAGCGGTGCCGCTGTGCCCAAGCCACGCTTAGATTTTCTCAACTCCAAGCCTCCCCCTAACTATGTTGCTGGTTTGGGGCGTGGTGCCACGGGCTTTACCACTCGGTCTGATATCGGTCCCGCCCGTGCTGCTCCTGACTTACCTGACCGGTCCGCTACTACTATTGGTGGTGCTGCAGCGCCCTCTGGGCTTGGCCGTGGCCGCGGAAAGCCTGGTGAAGACGAAGAAGACGATGAAGGTGAGGATAAGGGTTACGATGAAAATCAgaaatttgatgaatttgaagGAAACGACGTGGGTCTTTTCGCCTCCGCGGAGTATGATGAAGATGATAAAGAAGCTGACGCTGTTTGGGAGGCCATCGATAAGAGGATGGATTCAAGGAGGAAAGATAGAAGAGAGGCAAGGCTGAAGGAAGAGATTGAGAAATACCGAGCGTCTAACCCGAAAATTACTGAGCAGTTCGCGGATTTAAAGAGAAAGTTGCATACTTTGTCAGCCGAGGAGTGGGAGAGTATTCCAGAAATTGGGGATTATTCGTTGAGGAATAAGAAAAGGAGGTTCGAGAGTTTCGTGCCAGTCCCAGATACTCTTTTGGAGAAGGCAAGGCAGGAGCAAGAGCATGTTACGGCTTTGGACCCAAAGAGTAGGGCTGCGGGTGGGACGGAAACTCCGTGGGCGCAAACCCCTGTAACGGATTTAACTGCTGTTGGTGAAGGGAGAGGTACTGTCTTGTCTTTGAAGTTAGATAGGTTATCGGATTCTGTTTCAGGTTTAACTGTTGTGGATCCAAAAGGGTATTTGACTGATTTGAAAAGTATGAAGATTACTAGTGATGCTGAGATTTCGGATATTAAGAAGGCCAGGTTGTTGTTGAAAAGTGTTACGCAGACCAATCCCAAACATCCTCCCGGTTGGATTGCGGCTGCAAGGTTGGAGGAAGTGGCTGGGAAGATCCAGACAGCTAGGCAGTTGATTCAGAAAGGGTGTGAGGAGTGTCCCAAGAATGAAGATGTATGGTTGGAGGCTTGTAGGCTTGCGAGCCCGGATGAGGCCAAGGCTGTGATTGCTAAGGGAGTGAAATCAATTCCCAATTCAGTGAAGTTGTGGTTACAGGCTGCTAAATTAGAGCATGATGATGTGAATAAAAGCAGGGTTTTGAGGAGGGGTTTGGAGAACATACCGGATTCTGTGAGGTTATGGAAGGCTGTTGTGGAGCTTGCAAATGAGAAGGATGCAGCGACTTTGCTTGAAAGGGCCGTGGAGTGCTGTCCTTTACATGTGGAGTTGTGGTTAGCACTTGCTAGGTTGAAGGATTATGATAAAGCTAAGAAAGTGCTTAATAGGGCAAGGGAGAAGTTGCCTAAAGAGCCTGCTATATGGATTACAGCTGCGAAGTTGGAGGAGGCTAATGGAAATAATGCTATGGTGGGAAAGATTATTGAGAGGTGTATTAGGGCATTACAAAGAGAAGGATTTGTGATTGATAGGGAGGCTTGGATGAAGGAGGCTGAGGCGGCAGAAAGGGCTGGCTCTGTTGTGACATGCCAGGCAATCATTCGAAATACAATTGGGATTGGAGTGGAGGAAGAGGATAGGAAGAGAACTTGGGTGGCTGATGCTGAAGAATGCAAGAAGCGGGGTTCAATTGAGACTGCTAGAGCTATCTATGCTCACGCTCTTACTGTCTTTTTGACAAAGAAGAGCATTTGGCTGAAAGCAGCTCAGCTGGAGAAGAGTCATGGGACTAGGGAATCTCTTGATGCTCTTCTTCGTAAAGCAGTCACGTACCGGCCACAGGCTGAGGTTCTTTGGCTTATGGGTGCCAAAGAGAAATGGCTTGCTGGGGATGTGCCTGCTGCACGTGCTATCCTTCAAGAAGCATATGCTGCCATACCTAATTCTGAGGAGATATGGCTTGCTGCGTTTAAGCTTGAATTTGAAAACCATGAGCCTGAGAGAGCAAGAATACTCCTTGCCAAGGCTCGAGAAAGAGGAGGCACAGAGAGAGTATGGATGAAATCAGCGATTGTGGAGAGAGAATTGGGGAACACCGAGGAAGAGAGGAGGTTGCTTGATGAAGGATTGAAGCAATTCCCATCATTTTTTAAACTGTGGTTGATGCTTGGGCAGCTCGAGGAAAGGCTTGGTAACTTAGAAAAGGCAAAGGGAGTTTATGAATCAGGTTTAAAGCACTGCCCCAGTTGTATACCTCTATGGGTTTCTCTTGCTATTCTTGAAGAGAAAATGAATGGGATTGCTAAGGCTCGAGCTGTACTCACCTTGGCAAGGAAGAAGAATCCACAACAACCTGAACTCTGGCTTGCTGCCATACGAGCTGAGGCAAGACATGGCTACAAGAAGGAAGCCGATATCTTAATGGCCAAGGCATTACAAGAGTGTCCAAATAGTGGTATATTGTGGGCAGCATCTATTGAGATGGTTCCAAGGCCTCAACGTAAAACCAAGAGCATGGATGCCCTCAAGAAGTGTGATCATGATCCCCATGTCATTGCCGCGGTGGCTAAGCTATTTTGGCATGATAGGAAG
- the LOC107886763 gene encoding protein STABILIZED1 isoform X1: protein MVFIATPNSKTFSLNLNPKTTTLLSLQQSIQLRTQIPISYQHFLLSPNPTSSLLHSPDPDSVLLYQLQITPYSTLFLHVPLCGGTQPGPSGAAVPKPRLDFLNSKPPPNYVAGLGRGATGFTTRSDIGPARAAPDLPDRSATTIGGAAAPSGLGRGRGKPGEDEEDDEGEDKGYDENQKFDEFEGNDVGLFASAEYDEDDKEADAVWEAIDKRMDSRRKDRREARLKEEIEKYRASNPKITEQFADLKRKLHTLSAEEWESIPEIGDYSLRNKKRRFESFVPVPDTLLEKARQEQEHVTALDPKSRAAGGTETPWAQTPVTDLTAVGEGRGTVLSLKLDRLSDSVSGLTVVDPKGYLTDLKSMKITSDAEISDIKKARLLLKSVTQTNPKHPPGWIAAARLEEVAGKIQTARQLIQKGCEECPKNEDVWLEACRLASPDEAKAVIAKGVKSIPNSVKLWLQAAKLEHDDVNKSRVLRRGLENIPDSVRLWKAVVELANEKDAATLLERAVECCPLHVELWLALARLKDYDKAKKVLNRAREKLPKEPAIWITAAKLEEANGNNAMVGKIIERCIRALQREGFVIDREAWMKEAEAAERAGSVVTCQAIIRNTIGIGVEEEDRKRTWVADAEECKKRGSIETARAIYAHALTVFLTKKSIWLKAAQLEKSHGTRESLDALLRKAVTYRPQAEVLWLMGAKEKWLAGDVPAARAILQEAYAAIPNSEEIWLAAFKLEFENHEPERARILLAKARERGGTERVWMKSAIVERELGNTEEERRLLDEGLKQFPSFFKLWLMLGQLEERLGNLEKAKGVYESGLKHCPSCIPLWVSLAILEEKMNGIAKARAVLTLARKKNPQQPELWLAAIRAEARHGYKKEADILMAKALQECPNSGILWAASIEMVPRPQRKTKSMDALKKCDHDPHVIAAVAKLFWHDRKVDKARTWLNRAVTLAPDIGDFWALYYKFELQHGSEENQKDVMKRCLAAEPKHGEKWQAISKAVENSHQATEAILKKVVVVLGKEESAAENNSKH, encoded by the coding sequence ATGGTGTTCATCGCAACGCCTAATTCCAAAACTTTTTCCCTaaatctaaaccctaaaaccaCCACTCTCCTTTCCCTCCAACAATCCATTCAACTCCGCACCCAAATCCCTATTTCTTACCAACACTTTCTCCTCTCCCCCAACCCCACCTCTTCCCTTCTCCATTCCCCCGATCCCGATTCCGTCCTTCTTTACCAACTCCAAATCACCCCTTACTCTACCTTATTCCTTCATGTTCCCCTCTGTGGTGGCACCCAACCTGGCCCCAGCGGTGCCGCTGTGCCCAAGCCACGCTTAGATTTTCTCAACTCCAAGCCTCCCCCTAACTATGTTGCTGGTTTGGGGCGTGGTGCCACGGGCTTTACCACTCGGTCTGATATCGGTCCCGCCCGTGCTGCTCCTGACTTACCTGACCGGTCCGCTACTACTATTGGTGGTGCTGCAGCGCCCTCTGGGCTTGGCCGTGGCCGCGGAAAGCCTGGTGAAGACGAAGAAGACGATGAAGGTGAGGATAAGGGTTACGATGAAAATCAgaaatttgatgaatttgaagGAAACGACGTGGGTCTTTTCGCCTCCGCGGAGTATGATGAAGATGATAAAGAAGCTGACGCTGTTTGGGAGGCCATCGATAAGAGGATGGATTCAAGGAGGAAAGATAGAAGAGAGGCAAGGCTGAAGGAAGAGATTGAGAAATACCGAGCGTCTAACCCGAAAATTACTGAGCAGTTCGCGGATTTAAAGAGAAAGTTGCATACTTTGTCAGCCGAGGAGTGGGAGAGTATTCCAGAAATTGGGGATTATTCGTTGAGGAATAAGAAAAGGAGGTTCGAGAGTTTCGTGCCAGTCCCAGATACTCTTTTGGAGAAGGCAAGGCAGGAGCAAGAGCATGTTACGGCTTTGGACCCAAAGAGTAGGGCTGCGGGTGGGACGGAAACTCCGTGGGCGCAAACCCCTGTAACGGATTTAACTGCTGTTGGTGAAGGGAGAGGTACTGTCTTGTCTTTGAAGTTAGATAGGTTATCGGATTCTGTTTCAGGTTTAACTGTTGTGGATCCAAAAGGGTATTTGACTGATTTGAAAAGTATGAAGATTACTAGTGATGCTGAGATTTCGGATATTAAGAAGGCCAGGTTGTTGTTGAAAAGTGTTACGCAGACCAATCCCAAACATCCTCCCGGTTGGATTGCGGCTGCAAGGTTGGAGGAAGTGGCTGGGAAGATCCAGACAGCTAGGCAGTTGATTCAGAAAGGGTGTGAGGAGTGTCCCAAGAATGAAGATGTATGGTTGGAGGCTTGTAGGCTTGCGAGCCCGGATGAGGCCAAGGCTGTGATTGCTAAGGGAGTGAAATCAATTCCCAATTCAGTGAAGTTGTGGTTACAGGCTGCTAAATTAGAGCATGATGATGTGAATAAAAGCAGGGTTTTGAGGAGGGGTTTGGAGAACATACCGGATTCTGTGAGGTTATGGAAGGCTGTTGTGGAGCTTGCAAATGAGAAGGATGCAGCGACTTTGCTTGAAAGGGCCGTGGAGTGCTGTCCTTTACATGTGGAGTTGTGGTTAGCACTTGCTAGGTTGAAGGATTATGATAAAGCTAAGAAAGTGCTTAATAGGGCAAGGGAGAAGTTGCCTAAAGAGCCTGCTATATGGATTACAGCTGCGAAGTTGGAGGAGGCTAATGGAAATAATGCTATGGTGGGAAAGATTATTGAGAGGTGTATTAGGGCATTACAAAGAGAAGGATTTGTGATTGATAGGGAGGCTTGGATGAAGGAGGCTGAGGCGGCAGAAAGGGCTGGCTCTGTTGTGACATGCCAGGCAATCATTCGAAATACAATTGGGATTGGAGTGGAGGAAGAGGATAGGAAGAGAACTTGGGTGGCTGATGCTGAAGAATGCAAGAAGCGGGGTTCAATTGAGACTGCTAGAGCTATCTATGCTCACGCTCTTACTGTCTTTTTGACAAAGAAGAGCATTTGGCTGAAAGCAGCTCAGCTGGAGAAGAGTCATGGGACTAGGGAATCTCTTGATGCTCTTCTTCGTAAAGCAGTCACGTACCGGCCACAGGCTGAGGTTCTTTGGCTTATGGGTGCCAAAGAGAAATGGCTTGCTGGGGATGTGCCTGCTGCACGTGCTATCCTTCAAGAAGCATATGCTGCCATACCTAATTCTGAGGAGATATGGCTTGCTGCGTTTAAGCTTGAATTTGAAAACCATGAGCCTGAGAGAGCAAGAATACTCCTTGCCAAGGCTCGAGAAAGAGGAGGCACAGAGAGAGTATGGATGAAATCAGCGATTGTGGAGAGAGAATTGGGGAACACCGAGGAAGAGAGGAGGTTGCTTGATGAAGGATTGAAGCAATTCCCATCATTTTTTAAACTGTGGTTGATGCTTGGGCAGCTCGAGGAAAGGCTTGGTAACTTAGAAAAGGCAAAGGGAGTTTATGAATCAGGTTTAAAGCACTGCCCCAGTTGTATACCTCTATGGGTTTCTCTTGCTATTCTTGAAGAGAAAATGAATGGGATTGCTAAGGCTCGAGCTGTACTCACCTTGGCAAGGAAGAAGAATCCACAACAACCTGAACTCTGGCTTGCTGCCATACGAGCTGAGGCAAGACATGGCTACAAGAAGGAAGCCGATATCTTAATGGCCAAGGCATTACAAGAGTGTCCAAATAGTGGTATATTGTGGGCAGCATCTATTGAGATGGTTCCAAGGCCTCAACGTAAAACCAAGAGCATGGATGCCCTCAAGAAGTGTGATCATGATCCCCATGTCATTGCCGCGGTGGCTAAGCTATTTTGGCATGATAGGAAGGTGGATAAAGCCAGGACTTGGCTAAATAGGGCTGTGACTCTTGCTCCAGATATTGGGGATTTCTGGGCATTGTATTACAAATTTGAACTTCAGCATGGTAGTGAGGAGAACCAGAAAGATGTGATGAAAAGATGTCTTGCTGCAGAACCGAAGCATG
- the LOC107886763 gene encoding protein STABILIZED1 isoform X2, which yields MVFIATPNSKTFSLNLNPKTTTLLSLQQSIQLRTQIPISYQHFLLSPNPTSSLLHSPDPDSVLLYQLQITPYSTLFLHVPLCGGTQPGPSGAAVPKPRLDFLNSKPPPNYVAGLGRGATGFTTRSDIGPARAAPDLPDRSATTIGGAAAPSGLGRGRGKPGEDEEDDEGEDKGYDENQKFDEFEGNDVGLFASAEYDEDDKEADAVWEAIDKRMDSRRKDRREARLKEEIEKYRASNPKITEQFADLKRKLHTLSAEEWESIPEIGDYSLRNKKRRFESFVPVPDTLLEKARQEQEHVTALDPKSRAAGGTETPWAQTPVTDLTAVGEGRGTVLSLKLDRLSDSVSGLTVVDPKGYLTDLKSMKITSDAEISDIKKARLLLKSVTQTNPKHPPGWIAAARLEEVAGKIQTARQLIQKGCEECPKNEDVWLEACRLASPDEAKAVIAKGVKSIPNSVKLWLQAAKLEHDDVNKSRVLRRGLENIPDSVRLWKAVVELANEKDAATLLERAVECCPLHVELWLALARLKDYDKAKKVLNRAREKLPKEPAIWITAAKLEEANGNNAMVGKIIERCIRALQREGFVIDREAWMKEAEAAERAGSVVTCQAIIRNTIGIGVEEEDRKRTWVADAEECKKRGSIETARAIYAHALTVFLTKKSIWLKAAQLEKSHGTRESLDALLRKAVTYRPQAEVLWLMGAKEKWLAGDVPAARAILQEAYAAIPNSEEIWLAAFKLEFENHEPERARILLAKARERGGTERVWMKSAIVERELGNTEEERRLLDEGLKQFPSFFKLWLMLGQLEERLGNLEKAKGVYESGLKHCPSCIPLWVSLAILEEKMNGIAKARAVLTLARKKNPQQPELWLAAIRAEARHGYKKEADILMAKALQECPNSGILWAASIEMVPRPQRKTKSMDALKKCDHDPHVIAAVAKLFWHDRKVDKARTWLNRAVTLAPDIGDFWALYYKFELQHGSEENQKDVMKRCLAAEPKHGEKWQAISKAVENSHQATEAILKKVVVVLGKEESAAENNSKH from the coding sequence ATGGTGTTCATCGCAACGCCTAATTCCAAAACTTTTTCCCTaaatctaaaccctaaaaccaCCACTCTCCTTTCCCTCCAACAATCCATTCAACTCCGCACCCAAATCCCTATTTCTTACCAACACTTTCTCCTCTCCCCCAACCCCACCTCTTCCCTTCTCCATTCCCCCGATCCCGATTCCGTCCTTCTTTACCAACTCCAAATCACCCCTTACTCTACCTTATTCCTTCATGTTCCCCTCTGTGGTGGCACCCAACCTGGCCCCAGCGGTGCCGCTGTGCCCAAGCCACGCTTAGATTTTCTCAACTCCAAGCCTCCCCCTAACTATGTTGCTGGTTTGGGGCGTGGTGCCACGGGCTTTACCACTCGGTCTGATATCGGTCCCGCCCGTGCTGCTCCTGACTTACCTGACCGGTCCGCTACTACTATTGGTGGTGCTGCAGCGCCCTCTGGGCTTGGCCGTGGCCGCGGAAAGCCTGGTGAAGACGAAGAAGACGATGAAGGTGAGGATAAGGGTTACGATGAAAATCAgaaatttgatgaatttgaagGAAACGACGTGGGTCTTTTCGCCTCCGCGGAGTATGATGAAGATGATAAAGAAGCTGACGCTGTTTGGGAGGCCATCGATAAGAGGATGGATTCAAGGAGGAAAGATAGAAGAGAGGCAAGGCTGAAGGAAGAGATTGAGAAATACCGAGCGTCTAACCCGAAAATTACTGAGCAGTTCGCGGATTTAAAGAGAAAGTTGCATACTTTGTCAGCCGAGGAGTGGGAGAGTATTCCAGAAATTGGGGATTATTCGTTGAGGAATAAGAAAAGGAGGTTCGAGAGTTTCGTGCCAGTCCCAGATACTCTTTTGGAGAAGGCAAGGCAGGAGCAAGAGCATGTTACGGCTTTGGACCCAAAGAGTAGGGCTGCGGGTGGGACGGAAACTCCGTGGGCGCAAACCCCTGTAACGGATTTAACTGCTGTTGGTGAAGGGAGAGGTACTGTCTTGTCTTTGAAGTTAGATAGGTTATCGGATTCTGTTTCAGGTTTAACTGTTGTGGATCCAAAAGGGTATTTGACTGATTTGAAAAGTATGAAGATTACTAGTGATGCTGAGATTTCGGATATTAAGAAGGCCAGGTTGTTGTTGAAAAGTGTTACGCAGACCAATCCCAAACATCCTCCCGGTTGGATTGCGGCTGCAAGGTTGGAGGAAGTGGCTGGGAAGATCCAGACAGCTAGGCAGTTGATTCAGAAAGGGTGTGAGGAGTGTCCCAAGAATGAAGATGTATGGTTGGAGGCTTGTAGGCTTGCGAGCCCGGATGAGGCCAAGGCTGTGATTGCTAAGGGAGTGAAATCAATTCCCAATTCAGTGAAGTTGTGGTTACAGGCTGCTAAATTAGAGCATGATGATGTGAATAAAAGCAGGGTTTTGAGGAGGGGTTTGGAGAACATACCGGATTCTGTGAGGTTATGGAAGGCTGTTGTGGAGCTTGCAAATGAGAAGGATGCAGCGACTTTGCTTGAAAGGGCCGTGGAGTGCTGTCCTTTACATGTGGAGTTGTGGTTAGCACTTGCTAGGTTGAAGGATTATGATAAAGCTAAGAAAGTGCTTAATAGGGCAAGGGAGAAGTTGCCTAAAGAGCCTGCTATATGGATTACAGCTGCGAAGTTGGAGGAGGCTAATGGAAATAATGCTATGGTGGGAAAGATTATTGAGAGGTGTATTAGGGCATTACAAAGAGAAGGATTTGTGATTGATAGGGAGGCTTGGATGAAGGAGGCTGAGGCGGCAGAAAGGGCTGGCTCTGTTGTGACATGCCAGGCAATCATTCGAAATACAATTGGGATTGGAGTGGAGGAAGAGGATAGGAAGAGAACTTGGGTGGCTGATGCTGAAGAATGCAAGAAGCGGGGTTCAATTGAGACTGCTAGAGCTATCTATGCTCACGCTCTTACTGTCTTTTTGACAAAGAAGAGCATTTGGCTGAAAGCAGCTCAGCTGGAGAAGAGTCATGGGACTAGGGAATCTCTTGATGCTCTTCTTCGTAAAGCAGTCACGTACCGGCCACAGGCTGAGGTTCTTTGGCTTATGGGTGCCAAAGAGAAATGGCTTGCTGGGGATGTGCCTGCTGCACGTGCTATCCTTCAAGAAGCATATGCTGCCATACCTAATTCTGAGGAGATATGGCTTGCTGCGTTTAAGCTTGAATTTGAAAACCATGAGCCTGAGAGAGCAAGAATACTCCTTGCCAAGGCTCGAGAAAGAGGAGGCACAGAGAGAGTATGGATGAAATCAGCGATTGTGGAGAGAGAATTGGGGAACACCGAGGAAGAGAGGAGGTTGCTTGATGAAGGATTGAAGCAATTCCCATCATTTTTTAAACTGTGGTTGATGCTTGGGCAGCTCGAGGAAAGGCTTGGTAACTTAGAAAAGGCAAAGGGAGTTTATGAATCAGGTTTAAAGCACTGCCCCAGTTGTATACCTCTATGGGTTTCTCTTGCTATTCTTGAAGAGAAAATGAATGGGATTGCTAAGGCTCGAGCTGTACTCACCTTGGCAAGGAAGAAGAATCCACAACAACCTGAACTCTGGCTTGCTGCCATACGAGCTGAGGCAAGACATGGCTACAAGAAGGAAGCCGATATCTTAATGGCCAAGGCATTACAAGAGTGTCCAAATAGTGGTATATTGTGGGCAGCATCTATTGAGATGGTTCCAAGGCCTCAACGTAAAACCAAGAGCATGGATGCCCTCAAGAAGTGTGATCATGATCCCCATGTCATTGCCGCGGTGGCTAAGCTATTTTGGCATGATAGGAAGGTGGATAAAGCCAGGACTTGGCTAAATAGGGCTGTGACTCTTGCTCCAGATATTGGGGATTTCTGGGCATTGTATTACAAATTTGAACTTCAGCATGGTAGTGAGGAGAAC